The DNA window CTACAGCAGCAACTCGCGACCGCAGAGCCACCTCGACCAGATCGTCGACAATGCCGGGACTCCACCGAAGAATCCGGACTCGATCGTCCTCAACCTGTTCTTCGTCGAAATCGTTCCGGGCTTCTCCCAAACACCCGACAACGCCGCGAACGGTCTCGCCTTCGTCGACGACAACGGCAGCGCCATCCACGTCGGTGCGTTTCTCGTCGCCGACGGCCCCTACAACTACACCAATGGCGGGCGCGACGTCGCCGCCGCGGTGATCGCGCACGAAATCGGGCACTGCCTGGGTCTCTCCCACTACTCATCAAGCTCAAGCAACCTGATGTACGGCGGTTCCGGAAGCGGGGAGCGTTTGATCGAGAGCCAGAAGAACACCATCTTCACTAACAACTGGTGGCTCGACGGCTACGACATGCTGCAGGTGATCCCTGAAGAGTCGAACTTCGTTGTATGGGCCGACGGCTTCGGCATCGAAGGCGGTCCCGACGACGATGACGATGGCGACCGACTGAGCAATGCCTTCGAGTTCCTGAACGGCACCCTGCCCAACTCTCCGAACTCGTTCCCTCCACCGGTTGCCACCGCCGCGGGTCCGGTCTGGAGCCTCGCGAAGAACCCGCTCGCGGTGGAAGACGGCTTCGACTTCGAGATCGAGACGTCGCCAACACTCGATGGCTGGCTGCCCGCCGGCAGCAACGGCAGCGGGAGCACGGTCCTTTTCGACACCACCGACGCTGTCTCGGTCCGGCTCAACTCGGGGGCGCCTTCGGCATTCCTGCGGGTCGGCGTTTCAATCCCCGAGATCGCCGCCGCAACCGTTGCGAGTGTTGCCCCACCAGAGGCGCCCGAACGGGTCTATTCCAGTTGCGCCACCGGCGGGTGCGGCTGCCAAGCCGCGGTCGCTCCCTGATCATGAATGGACCCGGCCACTCCCAAAACGACAGTTCGTGGCAATTGATTCGGATCCCCGTATTTCCATTTTCCTTCTCCGAAATGTGACCCAAGTTCCGGATTAAAGTCCATGGCACGCATCTTCAACCGACTTCGCAAGCAGGGGCTGGGAACTCTCCGGGCCCTCCGTTTCTTCTCAGGATGCCTGCCCGCCTTGGGTTGCGCTTCGGCCATCACCATCGAGTTCGACTACACCTACGACACCAACGACTGGTTCGAGGTCGGCGAACGAAAGGCGATTCTCGAGCAGGTCGCGTCGCTCTACGAGACCATCCTGACCGACACCTTGCTGAGAATCGATCCGGCCGATTTCCCCGGTTCGACCTGGACGGTTTCGGTCAGGAACCCCCAGACCGGGAATACCGTCTCGCTTCCCAACTTCGTGGTCCCGGATGATACCATTGTTGTTTTCGCTGGTGCCCGTGAACTCGGAGGCACGGTTCGCGGCCAAGCCGGCAACGCCGGGTGGAGCGGGAGTGGCTTCAGCTCCTGGTTCTCTCGTATCCGGGCTCGGGGAGGAAATCCCGGCGCTGACTATTCCTCAGCAGATGCCGAGCTGATCACGGACTATGCGCCGCACGTCGGCTTCCTCAGTTTCGACATCACGACCGACTACAACTACTCGACGACCCAGAACCTGTCCGGAACCGACTATGTCTCGGTCGCCCTCCATGAGTTGGGCCACGTGCTGGGCATCGGGATCTGCGATTCATGGGACAACCTGATCAACAGCGGTCAGTTCACCGGCCCTGCCTCCCTGCGGGCGGCGGGAGTCATGCCGGCCGTGCAGTCCGGCAACGGACACTTCGACCAGAGTGTCACCAACAAGCCCGCTTTCGGCTCGTTCGCGACGCCCCACGGTTCATCCACCCCGGTGCTCATGCGCCCGTCGCTGACGACATCCGGGGGACTTCTGACGGTCCTGACCGACCTCGACCTCGCCGCCCTCGTCGACATCGGTTGGCAAGTTGAACCGCCACTCGGTCCGACCTACCCTTCCCTCGGCCCGGCCGGCACTCAGATCAACTGGCCGAGCTCCAGCTTTCGCTCCTACGTGGTTGAAAAGAGCACGGATCTCGACTTCGGATCGGCCACCACCGTGGCATTCGATGGCGACGGCTCCGTGCAATCCTGGACCGACCCGTCACCACCCTCAGGACGTTGTTTCTACCGCATGACCGACACCGCCTACCCGGCGCCAGCCGCGGTCACGCTTCCCGCACCTGCGATGCTGGCGGCAGCCGGTGACGACGAGATCCGGACCGAAACGGTCGCGCCCCGCTGGGTCGAGGGCTGCGAGTGCGGCGGTCACTGACCGTCGCGGCCTTACTGGCGATTGAACCGCGCGACCTCACGCTGGGCTTCACGCAGCTCGACCCGCTTCTTCAGGTCGTGGCGTTGGTCGGTATGCGACTTGCCCTTGCCGACACCGAGTTCGACCTTCACCCGGCCGTTCTTCCAATACATCCGCAGGCAGGGCAACGTCGAACCCTTGGCCTGAAGCGCGTGCTCGAGGGCTTCAATCTCCTTCTTGTGGAGCAGCAACCGCCTGGGGCGCCGCGACTCGTGCTGGAAGAAAGCCCCCGCGGTCTCCCACGGCTGGATGTGGCAGCCGTAGAGAAAGATCTGCCCGCCCTCGGGACGGGCGAAGGCGTCGGCAATGTTCACCTTGCCGGCACGGACCGACTTCACCTCGGTGCCCTTGAGTTCGACGCCCGCCTCGTAGGTGTCGCCGATATGAAAATCGCGACGCGCCTTGCGGTTGTTGGCGATCTCGTTGCTCATCGCCGTGATGGCCCCTCGGGGGCTTCGCGGATTGACCCGCTCACATGTTCACGCCCTCACCGGAGAGCTTGATCTTGCCCTCGATGATTTCCTGAAGCGCGATATCGGCGGCTCCCATGCTGGGAACGGTCGGAATCAGCGGCGAACGGCCGCTGTTGAGTTGGCGGACCCGCTTGGAAACCATGTTGATGAGAACAAGGGGGTCACTGACGACTTCGGATGCCTTCTCGACAAGATCGCTTTTCATGGGTGTGCCTGCAAACCGGGAATGGGGCTTCGGCTGCTCGATGGGAATGATGTTGTCTGGAGACATGCCGCGCCGTCCGGTCCTCCACGACCGGAGGGCGCGAGAAACCAGAGAACCAGCCTTTTGGCAAGCCGAAACCGGTCCTAATCCTCAGAAATCCGAGATTCCAGACCTCACCCTCACTTTGGCATCAAATCCGTGCCAAAATGGCGCAGTATGACCACCGTCAGCCAGAAGCAGCCGATCGTGATCAGGCAATTGGCTCCCAGCGCCGGCCAGAAGCCCCAACCGGAGCGTAGCATCCATGGCAGGATCAGGAACATCGGCAGGGTCGGCAGGACGAACCAGAAGGTCCCCTCGGAGTGATTCGCGATGCGGTCGGAGGACTGCTTTTCGACATTCATCCAGACCATCGCGATCAGCGAGGTGAACGGCAGCGCGATCAGCAGGGCCGAAAGACGGTCGTTCACCACCTGGATCTTGGTGACGAACAGGATGACCAGCGCCGTGACGAGCAGCTTCACCACATCCATCGCGCTGAAGCTGAAAACTTTCTCCCAGGGAATCTTGCTCATGGTCCTACTTGCGACCCCCCCAGCCTGCGGATAAGCGTTAGGCATGCAAGTGCTTCGTTTCTCCTGCCTGCTCATGCTCGGCATCGCCTCGTGCGGACCCGCCGCTCCTCCCGAGGCCCCGCCGGCCGCCAGCAGTTCGCTCAGTGCCGCCCAGAAGAACGCGATCGGGAAAAAGATTTGGCAGAACGAATGCGGTGGCACGGTCGATGGACTCACCACCTGGAATGCCGGAGAGGAATTCCCGTCGCTCGGCATCGGCCACTTCATCTGGTATCCCGCCGGCTTCAACGGCCGCTGGACCGAGTCGTGGCCGCAATTTGTCGCCTACGCCCGGAAACACGGCGTGCAAGTGCCCGAGATCGGCACCCGCGCCGACGCCCCTTGGTCGACCAAGGCGCAGTTCCAGGCCCAATTCAACGGTGCCGAGATGAGCGGCCTGCGCCGCTGGCTCGCCTCGAACGTCACGCTGCAGACCGACTTCATCATCGCCCGCTCGCAGGCTGCGCTGCCGAAGATCCTCGCCGCGGCCCCTGCCGCCGACCGGGCCCGGATCAAGGCGAACTACGAAAAGGTCGCCACCACCACCAACGGCACCTATGCCCTGATCGACTACGTCAATTTCAAGGGCGACGGCACCAATACGACCGAGCGCTACAACGGCCAGGGCTGGGGGCTCCTGCAGGTGCTTCAGGGCATGAAGAACGTCCCGTCGGGCCAAGCGGCCGCCGCCGAGTTCGCGGCCTCCTCCAAACGCGCGCTCGACCGCCGCATCGCCAACTCCCCTCCCGCCCGCGGCGAGTCCCGCTGGCGTGCGGGCTGGCACAACCGCTGCGATACCTACGCCCGATCTCTCTGACTCCGAGCTCTTCGCTCAAAGTTCCAGGCTAGCATGCGTCGCCACCACCATGGACTCCCCTGGCCCCGCAGGGACCGCGACGAGCAGGTCGCGTGCGAGTTCTGCGATGCCGTGCAGCCCGCGCCGCGGTTGAGGGAAGGCGAAGGCGCCTACTGCGGCAATTGCGGCGAGCTTCTCTATCAGAACCGCCCGAGATCGCTGTCGCGCGCGACCGGGTTCTCGATCGCGGCCCTGATCTTCATGCTGCTCGCCCACAGCTTTCCCTTCCTCACGATGTCGGCGGCGGGCGCGAGTACCAAGCTGAGCCTGATCCGCTGCGCGCGGGCGCTCTCGCACGATGGCGACGTGCTCCTTTCCTGGCTGTGCATCTTCTTCACGATCATCGCCCCTCTCGCCCTCGTCGGCAGCCTTCTCTACATGAGCGCTCCCCTGCTCTACGGACGCGCCTTGCCCGGCGCCCTGCAAATCGCACGCTGGTTCCAGCGCTCCGAGCCTTGGGCGATGCTCGAGGTCTTCCTGTTAGGCTTCATCGTCTCGCTACTGAAGCTCGGACACCTCGCCGAGATCCATTTCAACATCGGCCTCTGGTCACTGGTCGCCCTCGTGATCTGCATCGCCGGCGCGACCGCCGGCATCGACCGCCGCGAACTGTGGGACCGGCTCGAGTTGGCCGTCGATCCCGCTCCAAAACCCGAACCCGTGGACCGAGCGGGATGAAGTCGGAACCGGTCCGTTTCGCCGCCGACCTCGGGCTCGCTTCCTGCCACACCTGCGGGAAGCTCAGTCCGGTGAAGTCCGGGCATTGCCCGCGCTGCGGAAGCGGCCTGCACCTCAGGAAACCCGACAGCCTCGCGCGCACGCTCGCTTTCCTCCTCGGCTCCATCGCCTTTTACATCCCCGCCATGTCGCTCCCGGTGATGAACGTCAGCGGACTCGGTGGCGGTGAGCAGAGCACGATCCTATCGGGCGTCGTCACCTTCTGGGAAATGGGCTCCTATCCGGTTGCGATCATCATTTTCACGGCGAGCGTGCTGATCCCGATCCTCAAGATCGCGGCACTCGCCTGGCTCTGTCTCGCAGCGACCGGCCGCTTCAGCGGCACTCACAAAAAGATGGCGCTCACCTATCACATCACCGAACTCGTCGGCCGCTGGTCGATGGTCGATGTGTTCGTGGTCGCCATCCTCGCCTGCCTCGTCCGGCTCGGCAATCTCATGACCATCACTCCCGGCCCGGCCGCTTTATCCTTCGCGGCCGTGGTGATCCTGACCATGCTGTCGGCGATGTCCTTCGACCCGCGGTTGCTTTGGGACCAACGCCGCGCCACCCCCACTCCATGAGCGAGTCCTCCAACGAACTCCAAGCGACCGTCCGCAAGCGCCGCCGTCTGAGCAGTGTCTGGCTGGTGCCGCTTGTCGCGCTCGGTCTCGCAGGCTGGTTGATCTGGAAGAACCGATCCGACCTCGGACCACTCGCCATCGTTTCGTTCGAAACCGCCGAAGGCATCTCGGCGAACAAGACCGAAGTCCGCTGCCGGTCGGTCAAGGTCGGCATGGTCGAGAACGTCCGTCTCGCCGATGACCTCGGAAGCGTCGACGTGGATCTCCGTATCGCGCCCACCTACTCCGAGTTGCTGCGCGACGGCACCCGATTCTGGGTCGTGCGACCACGGGTATCGACCAGCACGGTCTCGGGCCTCGGAACCCTCATCACCGGTGCCTACATCGAACTGGACCCGGGTGAAGGCGGAGCTGCCGCCGAATTCTTCACCGGCCTCGAGGAGCCGCCGGTCACCGGCGCGAACGTGCCCGGACTCCGCCTCAGCCTCGTCGCCAAGGACGCCGGGTCGCTGAGCGTCGGCTCGTCGATCTACTACCGCGGATTCGTCGTCGGCCAGGTCGAGCGCAGCAGCCTCGATGTCGATGCCCGGCGGGTCCGCTTCGACGTCTTCATCCGCGAATCCTTCGCTCCGCTGGTCCGCACCGGAACCCGATTTTGGAACACCAGCGGGTTCGACGTGAGCGCCGGCGCGGAGGGTTTCAAGTTCAAGACCCCGTCGGTCCAGGCGCTCGTCAGCGGAGGCGCCAGCTTCTCGACTCCGACCGAGTTGCTCGCGACTCCCCCGGTGGAGAACGGTGCTGTCTTCACCCTCCATCCGGACGAGAAGGCAGCCATCGATTCCACCTTCGAACCGGACCGCAGGCTGCTGCTTCTGTTCAACCAATCCGTGCGGGGCCTCCAACGTGACGCTCCGGTCGAGTTCAGAGGCATCCCTCTTGGCCGGGTGGTCGACATTCCGCTCGCCCTGGCCGAACCCGGCGACCAGCGGATTCCTGTGCTGATCGAGCTCGACACCAAAGCATTCCGGCAGGCATCCGCCCGCTTGCCCGACGATGCGATCGACTTTGCCAAAGCCGTGGAAGCGGGACTTCGGGCGCGCCTGGCAACCGGCTCCCTCATTACAGGAGCGCTTTACGTCGACCTCGACATTTTCCCGGACGCCGAACCTGCCAAACTCGAGAAACGCGGCGAGTATGACGTGATCCCGACGCTCTCGTCCGGCCTCGCCCAGTTGGAGGCGAAGCTGAATTCCATCCTCGCAAAGATTGAAGCGCTTCCTCTCGACGACACGCTTACGAAGTTCGGCAATGCCGCGGACGAAGCGGCAACGACGCTGGCGGAGTCGCGGCAGAGCCTTGCGAAGCTTGAGGAGACACTTGGCGAGATCCAGACCTTCGTAGCCGCTGATTCCACCCAGCAACTTCCCGAAGACCTCAGCAACACGCTTGCTGAACTGAAGACATCGATCGAGTCCCTTGGGCCCAGCGGTGCGGTCCAAGGCGATCTCCGCCGCACGCTCGACGAACTGCGTGCCGCCCTGCGCTCCTTCGAGTCCCTTTCCAACACGATCGATGAGAAACCGAACTCGCTGCTTTTCGGACGCGACTCATCCGGTGACCCGATCCCGAAGGCTCGTCGCTGACGCTCCTCGCCCAATGATCCAATTTCCAATGCCAAGTTCCAAAACGAGCCGCTCCGACTCCAAACCCGCCAGTGCCCGGATTTCTTCGTTTTGGCATGGCTGCTTGGTCATTGGAAATTGCTGCGCCCTTTTCATCGCGCTCGGTTTCCTGAGCGCCTGCGCCCCCGCCAAGCAGTATTACCTTCTGACTCCCGAAGGACCCGCGCCATCCGGCGGCGGAACCGGCATCGGAGTCGGACCCGTGGCGCTCGCTGCCTACCTCGACCGTCCCAACATGGTCTTCCAGCAAGGCGGCAACCAACTCGCGCTTGCCGAGTCCCATCGCTGGGCTGGTGATCTGGAGGACAACATCTCATCGGTGGTCGCCGCCAATCTGGGGCGCCGCATGAATACCGGCAATGTCCGCAGCTATCCGTGGGCCGACGACAGCGACCTGCGATACCAGATCAGCATCGACATCCGCCAACTCCACGGCACGCCTGACGGAGATGCTTTCATCGAAGCCGCGTGGCGCGTCTACTCGCTGCCCGACCGCCGGATGACGACCACCAAGACCTGGTCGGGCCGTGAACCGATGCAGGCCGACGGCTACGATGCCCTCGCCGCCGCCGAGTCACGCCTTCTCGCCCGCCTCGCCAGCCAGATCGCTGCGTCGCTCTAACGGAGTGGTGCTTTTCAAGCGCCATGACCAGTGCCGAGCGGATTTCAACCGCCCCGCGCCGGTGGCTCGAAACAGTCCCATTGACCGCCGAATCGGCTGGGTCTACAAGCGAGTCATACCCATAGCTCTCCATGCGCCGTTCGCCTTATCCGGCAAACGTTCGCAATGAGCCGTGGGGGCAATAAACCCCCTCCATCCATGAAGCCCCACTTGCGCGCGCTTATCGCCGCCACTCTCGTTTCTTGTGCTCTTGGCGACACTTCCACCTCCCCGCCCGTCCTCCAACTCGCCAGCGGACTCCCGGGCCAGCAGGTGCGATTGGGCTGGGCATCCGAAGCAGGCCTCCGCTACTCGATCGAGCGCTCGGAGGTTCTTGGAGCGGGAAGCGACTGGAGCGTGGTCGCGATTGTCGATTCGACCGGTGCATCGAGTGAGTGGACCGACCCGCTGCCGACGAAAACGCGGGCCTTCTACCGAATCGTCCAACCGC is part of the Haloferula helveola genome and encodes:
- a CDS encoding intermembrane transport protein PqiB; the protein is MSESSNELQATVRKRRRLSSVWLVPLVALGLAGWLIWKNRSDLGPLAIVSFETAEGISANKTEVRCRSVKVGMVENVRLADDLGSVDVDLRIAPTYSELLRDGTRFWVVRPRVSTSTVSGLGTLITGAYIELDPGEGGAAAEFFTGLEEPPVTGANVPGLRLSLVAKDAGSLSVGSSIYYRGFVVGQVERSSLDVDARRVRFDVFIRESFAPLVRTGTRFWNTSGFDVSAGAEGFKFKTPSVQALVSGGASFSTPTELLATPPVENGAVFTLHPDEKAAIDSTFEPDRRLLLLFNQSVRGLQRDAPVEFRGIPLGRVVDIPLALAEPGDQRIPVLIELDTKAFRQASARLPDDAIDFAKAVEAGLRARLATGSLITGALYVDLDIFPDAEPAKLEKRGEYDVIPTLSSGLAQLEAKLNSILAKIEALPLDDTLTKFGNAADEAATTLAESRQSLAKLEETLGEIQTFVAADSTQQLPEDLSNTLAELKTSIESLGPSGAVQGDLRRTLDELRAALRSFESLSNTIDEKPNSLLFGRDSSGDPIPKARR
- a CDS encoding DNA-directed RNA polymerase subunit omega, yielding MKSDLVEKASEVVSDPLVLINMVSKRVRQLNSGRSPLIPTVPSMGAADIALQEIIEGKIKLSGEGVNM
- the smpB gene encoding SsrA-binding protein SmpB; translation: MSNEIANNRKARRDFHIGDTYEAGVELKGTEVKSVRAGKVNIADAFARPEGGQIFLYGCHIQPWETAGAFFQHESRRPRRLLLHKKEIEALEHALQAKGSTLPCLRMYWKNGRVKVELGVGKGKSHTDQRHDLKKRVELREAQREVARFNRQ
- a CDS encoding PqiC family protein; the protein is MPSSKTSRSDSKPASARISSFWHGCLVIGNCCALFIALGFLSACAPAKQYYLLTPEGPAPSGGGTGIGVGPVALAAYLDRPNMVFQQGGNQLALAESHRWAGDLEDNISSVVAANLGRRMNTGNVRSYPWADDSDLRYQISIDIRQLHGTPDGDAFIEAAWRVYSLPDRRMTTTKTWSGREPMQADGYDALAAAESRLLARLASQIAASL
- a CDS encoding paraquat-inducible protein A: MKSEPVRFAADLGLASCHTCGKLSPVKSGHCPRCGSGLHLRKPDSLARTLAFLLGSIAFYIPAMSLPVMNVSGLGGGEQSTILSGVVTFWEMGSYPVAIIIFTASVLIPILKIAALAWLCLAATGRFSGTHKKMALTYHITELVGRWSMVDVFVVAILACLVRLGNLMTITPGPAALSFAAVVILTMLSAMSFDPRLLWDQRRATPTP
- a CDS encoding paraquat-inducible protein A; translation: MRRHHHGLPWPRRDRDEQVACEFCDAVQPAPRLREGEGAYCGNCGELLYQNRPRSLSRATGFSIAALIFMLLAHSFPFLTMSAAGASTKLSLIRCARALSHDGDVLLSWLCIFFTIIAPLALVGSLLYMSAPLLYGRALPGALQIARWFQRSEPWAMLEVFLLGFIVSLLKLGHLAEIHFNIGLWSLVALVICIAGATAGIDRRELWDRLELAVDPAPKPEPVDRAG
- a CDS encoding DUF3147 family protein; this translates as MSKIPWEKVFSFSAMDVVKLLVTALVILFVTKIQVVNDRLSALLIALPFTSLIAMVWMNVEKQSSDRIANHSEGTFWFVLPTLPMFLILPWMLRSGWGFWPALGANCLITIGCFWLTVVILRHFGTDLMPK
- a CDS encoding reprolysin-like metallopeptidase gives rise to the protein MFRSLLCAVGGSVVTILSSHGAFTVNPPQAITHRVEVQPIIVSKTNGATAVFMGHTASEAYIKGRINQAWAQVGVEISWLAPVSYTNNFAYDGSPNNYSSNSRPQSHLDQIVDNAGTPPKNPDSIVLNLFFVEIVPGFSQTPDNAANGLAFVDDNGSAIHVGAFLVADGPYNYTNGGRDVAAAVIAHEIGHCLGLSHYSSSSSNLMYGGSGSGERLIESQKNTIFTNNWWLDGYDMLQVIPEESNFVVWADGFGIEGGPDDDDDGDRLSNAFEFLNGTLPNSPNSFPPPVATAAGPVWSLAKNPLAVEDGFDFEIETSPTLDGWLPAGSNGSGSTVLFDTTDAVSVRLNSGAPSAFLRVGVSIPEIAAATVASVAPPEAPERVYSSCATGGCGCQAAVAP